One genomic window of Camelina sativa cultivar DH55 chromosome 5, Cs, whole genome shotgun sequence includes the following:
- the LOC104789048 gene encoding LOW QUALITY PROTEIN: uncharacterized protein LOC104789048 (The sequence of the model RefSeq protein was modified relative to this genomic sequence to represent the inferred CDS: substituted 2 bases at 2 genomic stop codons), producing LTDYVTNGLNGTTLAVYKLKILDKFRRSHHETKLPLEELQKASRGLXSGXRYIGVEY from the exons TTAACCGATTACGTGACAAATGGTCTAAACGGAACAACGTTGGCCGTCtacaaattgaaaattttggacAAATTTAGACGCAGTCACCATGAaacga aattgccgCTGGAGGAACTCCAGAAAGCGTCGAGGGGACTTTGATCTGGTTGACGATATATTGGTGTCGAGTACTGA
- the LOC104786292 gene encoding probable serine/threonine-protein kinase DDB_G0276461 → MWKFKPFAQKEPAGLEGRYLEIGSLKVQVRNVIAEGGFSSVYLAQDANHASKQYALKHIICNDEESLELVMKEISVLKSLKGHPNVVTLYAHGILDMGRNKKEALLAMELCGKSLVDVLENRGAGYFEEKQALTILRDVCNAVFAMHCQSPRVAHRDLKAENLLLNSDGQWKLCDFGSVSTNHKIFERAEEMGIEEDNIRKYTTPTYRAPEMWDLFRREMISEKVDIWALGCLLFRICYFKNAFDGESKLQILNGNYRIPESPKYSVFVTDLIKDMLQASPDERPDITQIWFRVNEQLPANSQKSLPDRPPEMQSTGVHDGVSKSANKSSSGPRRSPPPPPPSSGESDSGGSLGAFWATQHAKASVVSEDNKSMPKFDEPNSHNSNPSKSERVRGDSHHPKKPSPMRGEARGTQRNKYLETTVSQKDTSPATTNNRTRVSKDDAFNSFVADFDTTKLDSGNKPGKEEALVAEIERLKDELKQTNAEKAEITAKFDKLSAICRSQRQELQDLKQTLASKSASPSPSRDSSQNHPSPGMHSVSSTPSREKMEGNMWELQKDRSDWSTGSSDPNSWQPFSDDAKPVLESASKGNSNTSNQSVRTKSKPASAAGTQGFEAWGFETESFRAATPSSVATSTSATQRSMGSGNTSQRYGSTKAMRENQKTAQPAGWAGF, encoded by the exons ATGTGGAAGTTTAAACCGTTTGCTCAGAAAGAACCTGCGGGTCTCGAAGGTCGATATCTAGAAATAGGAAGTCTTAAAGTTCAGGTTAGAAACGTCATTGCGGAAGGAGGTTTCTCCAGCGTTTACTTAGCTCAAGATGCTAATCACGCGTCAAAGCAATATGCTTTGAAGCACATCATATGTAATGATGAGGAGTCGCTTGAACTTGTAATGAAAGAGATCTCGGTTCTGAAATCTCTCAAGGGACATCCTAATGTTGTCACACTCTATGCACATGGTATCTTGGATATGGGGAGGAACAAAAAAGAAGCTCTTTTGGCTATGGAACTTTGTGGTAAATCTCTTGTGGATGTGCTTGAGAATAGAGGGGCTGGTTACTTTGAAGAGAAACAAGCTCTTACGATTTTGAGAGATGTGTGTAATGCTGTCTTTGCAATGCATTGTCAGTCCCCACGCGTTGCTCACAG AGACTTGAAGGCTGAGAATCTTCTATTGAACTCAGATGGACAGTGGAAATTATGCGATTTTGGAAGTGTTTCGACAAATCACAAGATTTTCGAAAGAGCAGAAGAGATGGGCATTGAAGAAgataatattagaaaatacaCAACACCAACATATAGAGCTCCTGAG ATGTGGGATCTCTTCCGAAGGGAGATGATAAGCGAGAAGGTCGATATATGG GCTCTTGGATGTCTCCTGTTTCGGATTTGCTATTTTAAAAATGCATTTGATGGAGAATCAAAGCTGCAGATTTTAAACGGGAATTATCGTATTCCAGAATCGCCTAAATACAGTGTATTTGTTACGGATCTCATCAAAGATATGCTTCAAGCTTCACCTGATGAACGACCAGATATTACACag ATTTGGTTTCGTGTCAACGAGCAGCTTCCTGCTAATTCACAGAAGTCATTACCTGATCGACCACCTGAAATGCAATCTACTGGAGTCCATGATG GTGTATCAAAATCAGCAAATAAATCATCTTCAGGACCTCGCCGAAgtccgccaccaccaccaccatcttcTGGAGAGTCAGATAGTGGAGGATCGCTTGGTGCCTTTTGGGCGACTCAGCACGCTAAAGCCTCTGTTGTATcagaagacaacaaaagcatGCCTAAATTTGATGAACCAAACAGCCACAACAGTAACCCATCTAAATCTGAAAGAGTTCGTGGGGATAGTCATCATCCCAAAAAGCCTAGTCCTATGAGAGGTGAGGCTCGTGGTACGCAAAGAAATAAATATCTTGAAACTACGGTTTCTCAGAAAGATACAAGTCCTGCTACAACCAATAATAGGACAAGAGTGTCCAAGGATGACGCCTTTAACTCGTTTGTTGCTGACTTTGATACCACGAAGCTAGACAGCGGCAATAAACCTGGAAAAGAAGAGGCGTTGGTAGCTGAGATAGAGAGGTTAAAAGATGAGCTGAAGCAAACAAATGCAGAGAAGGCTGAAATAACGGCTAAGTTTGATAAGCTTTCTGCTATCTGCAGATCGCAGAGGCAAGAGTTGCAGGATCTCAAACAAACACTTGCCTCCAAAAGCGCCTCACCATCACCAAGCAGAGACTCTTCACAAAATCATCCCTCTCCAGGGATGCATTCCGTTTCATCAACTCCTTCG agagaaaagatgGAAGGAAATATGTGGGAACTACAGAAGGACAGATCTGATTGGTCAACTGGAAGCTCGGATCCAAATTCATGGCAACCTTTTAGTGATGATGCGAAACCCGTGTTGGAGTCTGCATCGAAGGGTAACAGTAATACGAGTAATCAGTCTGTGAGAACAAAAAGTAAACCGGCTTCTGCCGCAGGTACTCAAGGTTTTGAGGCATGGGGGTTCGAGACAGAATCCTTCAGAGCTGCTACACCATCTTCAGTAGCTACTTCTACTTCTGCAACACAAAGATCCATGGGTTCTGGAAACACTTCACAGAGATACGGGAGCACAAAGGCGATGAGAGAAAACCAGAAAACAGCTCAACCTGCTGGATGGGCTGGCTTCTAA
- the LOC104786291 gene encoding extensin-like — MSTPNPNPSPSVSVPVPRPIVTASESPVTQTNAVRTPSSQPQPQPPAPSSYRAIAPVHRYPHPHQNHYTHPLPIRRSNPVAGSPHQPHPDPSSLIYPFGSSGGGFPTRPVRPAANPVGSPGGYRPRSVYAYHQGQFGSNLDPMVQQYMRAPHPQTQQQSPQPGSGHMKGVPHFLQPRATPSPTSILDNIGHKKARSRDDALVLVRKRKVRISEGASLYSLCRSWLRNGAHEGIQPQRSDTVICLPKPLPADTMETSLLKDSVEEPNHEEDKEDEEAVKHLSESDLLKRHVDRAKKVRARLREERSKRIARYKARLALLLPPFGEQCRNE; from the exons ATGTCCACTCCCAATCCCAATCCCTCTCCCTCCGTCTCAGTACCAGTACCGCGTCCTATCGTCACCGCATCCGAATCTCCGGTGACACAAACCAACGCAGTCAGAACGCCGTCgtctcaacctcaacctcaaccaCCAGCTCCGTCGTCGTACAGAGCAATAGCTCCGGTTCATCGttatcctcatcctcatcaaaATCACTACACTCATCCTTTACCGATCAGGCGTTCGAATCCCGTTGCTGGCTCTCCTCATCAACCTCACCCAGACCCGTCTAGTCTTATCTACCCGTTTGGTTCTTCGGGTGGAGGGTTTCCTACCCGACCCGTTAGACCTGCCGCTAATCCTGTGGGTAGTCCAGGTGGGTATCGTCCTCGGTCTGTTTATGCATACCACCAAGGCCAATTTGGTTCGAATTTAGATCCTATGGTTCAGCAGTACATGAGAGCTCCGCATCCTCAGACTCAACAGCAATCTCCTCAACCTGGGTCGGGTCATATGAAGGGTGTTCCTCATTTTTTGCAACCTCGG GCTACTCCTTCTCCAACTTCAATACTAGACAATATTGGGCATAAAAAGGCCAG AAGCCGGGATGATGCTCTGGTCCTTGTTAGAAAAAGAAAG GTTAGAATATCAGAGGGAGCTTCATTATATTCACTGTGTAGATCTTGGTTGAGAAATGGTGCTCATGAGGGAATTCAG CCGCAGCGGAGTGATACAGTGATATGTTTGCCAAAGCCTTTGCCTGCGGATACGATGGAGACAAGTTTGCTAAAAGATTCAGTTGAAGAACCTAATcacgaagaagacaaagag GACGAGGAAGCTGTGAAACATTTGTCAGAATCTGATCTTTTGAAAAGACATGTAGACCGAGCTAAGAAGGTCCGCGCTCG attGAGGGAAGAACGGTCAAAGAGAATCGCAAGGTACAAGGCAAGGCTGGCTCTTCTTCTGCCACCATTTGGAGAGCAATGCAGGAACGAGTAA
- the LOC104786290 gene encoding putative B3 domain-containing protein At2g27410, translating into MDYSDNIPRVVSQSKLDILLYVAAMIYDQEYGPHDDDKSKTSGEEETETEARIFGDKVPRKNRVRRSPSSRKTVTTPWTRVIEQQRSVLQNPNASESEPSSSSCVTQFKKRRHDDHQINTEEIVSRKKLRIFHPLEAEPIQTSPPDWLLRVMRREENAYNPKLISTRKLYKTDLGRIQGRLLVPFKQVKNPDFLTEEETRIIDEQARKLRKEGVSVDLVDPQMKKHALELRKWKMSGNWNYVFVVGWNDVVSANGFQVDDFFPLWSFRSGRSGKLCFALVPPTKASHGGDL; encoded by the coding sequence ATGGATTACTCCGATAATATTCCTAGGGTTGTTTCACAGTCCAAACTCGACATATTGTTGTATGTCGCTGCCATGATTTACGATCAAGAGTACGGTCCTCACGACGATGACAAATCAAAGACCTCTGgcgaagaagaaacagagacgGAAGCAAGAATCTTTGGGGATAAAGTACCGAGAAAGAACAGAGTTCGCCGATCACCTTCTTCTCGCAAGACTGTAACAACACCATGGACGCGCGTGATCGAACAACAGAGATCGGTACTACAAAACCCTAATGCATCAGAATCGgaaccttcgtcttcttcttgcgTCACCCAGTTCAAGAAACGTCGTCATGACGATCATCAGATCAATACGGAAGAGATCGTAAGTCGCAAGAAACTCAGAATCTTTCATCCTCTAGAGGCGGAACCAATTCAAACGAGTCCACCGGATTGGCTTTTGAGAGTGATGAGGAGAGAAGAGAACGCATACAATCCGAAGCTGATCTCAACGAGGAAACTGTACAAGACTGATCTCGGTAGAATTCAAGGACGTCTCTTAGTTCCTTTCAAGCAAGTTAAAAATCCAGACTTTTTGACAGAGGAAGAGACAAGGATCATAGATGAACAAGCGAGGAAGCTTCGTAAGGAAGGTGTGAGTGTTGATTTGGTTGATCCTCAGATGAAAAAACATGCCCTTGAATTGAGGAAGTGGAAGATGAGTGGAAACTGGAATTATGTCTTTGTTGTTGGTTGGAACGATGTGGTTTCTGCTAATGGGTTTCAGGTTGACGACTTCTTTCCTCTTTGGTCTTTCCGATCTGGAAGAAGTGGTAAACTCTGTTTTGCTCTTGTCCCTCCTACGAAAGCTAGCCACGGCGGCGACCTTTAG